One genomic window of Vibrio natriegens NBRC 15636 = ATCC 14048 = DSM 759 includes the following:
- a CDS encoding isovaleryl-CoA dehydrogenase, with product MKSTYSSLNFVYDENTDLLREQINSFAAREIAPLAQSIDQSNDFPNHLWSKLGEMGLLGVTTSEEFGGANMGYLAHVIAMEEISRASASVALSYGAHSNLCVNQIHRNGTQAQKEKYLPKLISGEHIGALAMSEPGAGSDVVSMQLKAERKGDIFLLNGNKMWITNGPDAHTYVVYAKTDPSQHSKGITAFIVEREYPGFTQAQKLDKLGMRGSNTCELVFQNCEVPAENILGEENQGVKVLMSGLDYERVVLAGGPLGIMQACMDIVVPYIHDRKQFGKSIGEFQLVQAKIADMYTQMNAAKAYVYAVAAACDRGETTRKDSAGAILYSAELATKMALDAIQLLGGNGYINEFDTGRLLRDAKLYEIGAGTSEIRRMLIGRELFNESA from the coding sequence ATGAAATCTACCTACTCTTCCCTAAACTTTGTTTATGACGAAAATACCGATTTGCTTCGCGAGCAAATCAATAGTTTTGCTGCAAGAGAAATTGCGCCTCTCGCGCAATCTATCGACCAATCTAACGACTTTCCAAACCATCTTTGGTCCAAATTAGGTGAAATGGGTCTTTTAGGTGTGACCACCAGCGAAGAGTTTGGTGGCGCAAACATGGGCTACCTCGCCCACGTGATAGCGATGGAAGAAATCAGCCGGGCATCAGCTTCGGTTGCTTTAAGCTACGGTGCGCACTCCAACCTTTGTGTTAACCAAATCCACCGCAACGGGACACAAGCTCAAAAAGAGAAATATCTGCCTAAACTTATCTCCGGTGAACATATTGGCGCGCTAGCAATGAGCGAGCCTGGCGCAGGTTCCGATGTGGTATCCATGCAGCTCAAAGCCGAACGTAAAGGCGATATCTTCCTGCTAAATGGCAACAAAATGTGGATCACTAACGGTCCGGATGCACACACCTATGTTGTCTACGCCAAAACCGATCCAAGCCAGCACTCCAAAGGCATCACGGCCTTTATCGTAGAACGTGAGTACCCTGGATTCACTCAAGCGCAAAAGCTCGACAAATTAGGTATGCGCGGTTCGAACACTTGTGAATTGGTATTCCAAAACTGCGAAGTCCCTGCTGAAAACATTCTTGGTGAAGAAAACCAAGGCGTGAAAGTGTTGATGAGCGGTTTGGACTACGAACGCGTTGTGCTTGCCGGCGGCCCGCTTGGCATTATGCAGGCATGTATGGATATCGTTGTGCCATATATCCACGACCGTAAACAGTTCGGCAAATCCATTGGCGAATTCCAGCTTGTGCAAGCGAAAATCGCGGATATGTACACACAAATGAATGCTGCTAAAGCCTACGTATATGCTGTGGCAGCCGCTTGTGATCGCGGTGAAACCACACGTAAAGACTCCGCTGGTGCGATTCTCTACAGCGCGGAACTGGCAACCAAAATGGCTTTGGATGCGATTCAGTTGCTCGGTGGAAACGGTTATATCAATGAGTTTGATACGGGTCGTCTGCTTCGTGATGCCAAGCTGTACGAAATCGGCGCGGGTACTTCGGAAATCCGACGCATGCTTATTGGTCGCGAATTGTTTAACGAAAGCGCCTAG
- a CDS encoding enoyl-CoA hydratase-related protein produces the protein MTGLLLEKDSNGVAWLSLNRPEKHNAFNDELIASLIETLEQLEKEDSIRALVLTAQGKHFSAGADLGWMQSMATKTKSENLQDAQQLAKLLHTLDTFSKPTIAMVHGAAFGGALGLICCCDIAIGTPESRFCLSEVKLGLLPATIGPYVIRAIGQRQSRRYFLTAELIDAETALSMNILHQIDPQPKEAVNRIVDHLINNGPQAMQAAKALCLRCDNQPIDHSLIEYTSQAIAAARVSAEGQEGLTAFFEKRATHWRNHV, from the coding sequence ATGACCGGACTACTGCTTGAAAAAGACAGCAATGGCGTTGCCTGGTTGAGCCTGAATCGGCCAGAAAAACACAACGCGTTTAATGACGAATTGATTGCCTCACTGATTGAGACACTAGAGCAACTCGAAAAGGAAGATTCTATCCGTGCACTGGTGTTAACTGCACAGGGAAAACACTTTTCTGCGGGGGCTGATCTTGGCTGGATGCAGTCAATGGCAACCAAAACCAAAAGTGAAAACCTGCAAGATGCACAGCAACTAGCAAAACTTTTGCATACGCTGGATACCTTCAGTAAACCAACAATTGCCATGGTACATGGCGCAGCATTTGGTGGTGCGCTTGGGCTGATTTGCTGCTGCGATATTGCCATTGGCACACCTGAGAGCCGCTTCTGTTTGAGTGAAGTGAAACTCGGGTTATTGCCCGCGACCATCGGACCTTACGTAATCCGAGCGATTGGACAACGACAAAGCCGACGCTATTTTTTAACCGCGGAACTGATTGATGCCGAAACTGCGCTTTCGATGAACATTCTTCATCAAATCGATCCACAGCCAAAAGAGGCGGTCAATCGTATAGTTGATCACCTGATTAATAATGGTCCGCAAGCCATGCAGGCGGCAAAAGCACTTTGTTTACGCTGTGATAACCAACCTATCGACCACTCATTAATTGAATACACCAGCCAAGCGATAGCTGCTGCTCGGGTATCCGCAGAAGGACAAGAAGGCCTGACTGCTTTTTTCGAAAAGCGTGCCACTCATTGGAGGAATCATGTTTAA
- a CDS encoding carboxyl transferase domain-containing protein, whose amino-acid sequence MACLTTNINTHSEQYQENYRSMASLVDQLYTVTAQIEDGGGEKAREHQQKKGKLPARERILALLDPGSSFLEIGQFAGWDVYPDYVPCAGVVAGVGVIDGTECMIVANDVTVKGGSYYPLTVKKHLRAQEIAEKCQIPCVYLVDSGGANLPRQDEVFPDKDHFGRIFYNQARMSAKGIPQIAVVMGLCTAGGAYVPAMCDVSIIVKEQGTIFLAGPPLVKAATGEEVSAEDLGGADVHCRTSGVADYYAENDHHALELARQAVSQINHLKPIQLKQKAPQEPRFSAQELYGIVGTDLKKPFDVKEVIARIVDDSQFDEFKALFGETLVCGFAHIHGMPIGIVANNGILFSESAQKGAHFIELCAQRKIPLLFLQNITGFMVGQKYEAEGIAKHGAKMVTAVACADVPKFTVVIGGSYGAGNYGMCGRAYDPTMMWMWPNARISVMGGEQAAGVMAQVTRDIKTRKGESWSAEEEEAFKRPIAEQYQTQSHAYYASARLWDDGIIDPAKTRDVVGIALSAALNAPIPDSKFGIFRM is encoded by the coding sequence ATGGCTTGTTTGACGACCAATATTAATACCCACTCAGAGCAGTATCAGGAAAACTACCGTTCTATGGCGTCACTTGTGGATCAACTTTATACCGTGACCGCGCAAATAGAGGACGGTGGCGGCGAAAAAGCGCGAGAACATCAGCAGAAGAAAGGCAAGCTCCCTGCTCGAGAGCGCATTCTGGCCCTACTCGATCCAGGTTCGTCCTTTTTAGAAATCGGTCAGTTTGCTGGCTGGGATGTGTACCCTGATTACGTTCCATGCGCCGGAGTGGTTGCAGGTGTGGGTGTGATAGACGGCACAGAGTGCATGATCGTCGCTAACGACGTGACGGTAAAAGGCGGCAGTTACTATCCACTTACCGTTAAAAAGCACTTAAGAGCTCAGGAAATTGCAGAAAAATGCCAAATACCGTGTGTTTACTTAGTCGATTCTGGCGGCGCTAACCTGCCTCGCCAAGATGAAGTATTTCCAGACAAAGACCACTTCGGCCGTATTTTCTACAATCAAGCCCGTATGTCGGCCAAAGGCATCCCACAAATTGCTGTGGTGATGGGGCTGTGTACCGCTGGCGGTGCTTACGTTCCTGCCATGTGTGATGTTTCCATCATCGTAAAAGAGCAAGGTACGATCTTTTTAGCGGGTCCACCTCTTGTAAAAGCAGCGACTGGTGAAGAAGTAAGTGCTGAAGATCTGGGCGGTGCCGATGTTCACTGCCGTACGTCTGGCGTAGCCGACTATTATGCAGAAAACGATCACCATGCGTTAGAGCTCGCAAGACAGGCCGTTTCACAAATCAACCACTTAAAGCCGATTCAACTTAAGCAAAAAGCGCCACAAGAACCACGTTTCTCTGCGCAGGAGCTTTACGGCATCGTCGGTACCGATCTTAAAAAGCCGTTTGATGTAAAAGAAGTAATTGCTCGAATCGTCGATGACTCCCAGTTCGATGAATTTAAAGCCTTATTCGGTGAAACCTTAGTCTGCGGCTTTGCTCATATCCACGGAATGCCGATTGGGATCGTTGCTAACAACGGCATTCTATTTTCTGAGTCGGCACAAAAAGGCGCCCATTTTATTGAGCTGTGTGCACAGCGCAAAATTCCACTTCTCTTTTTGCAGAACATAACAGGCTTTATGGTCGGTCAAAAATACGAGGCAGAAGGCATCGCTAAGCATGGCGCAAAAATGGTGACCGCTGTGGCATGTGCAGACGTGCCTAAATTTACCGTTGTTATTGGTGGATCGTATGGCGCAGGTAACTACGGTATGTGCGGCCGAGCTTATGATCCAACCATGATGTGGATGTGGCCAAATGCGCGTATTTCCGTTATGGGTGGCGAGCAAGCTGCGGGCGTAATGGCGCAAGTGACCCGTGATATTAAAACGCGCAAAGGTGAAAGCTGGAGCGCAGAGGAAGAGGAAGCGTTCAAGCGCCCAATTGCGGAGCAATATCAGACGCAAAGCCACGCTTATTACGCCAGTGCTCGTCTGTGGGACGACGGCATTATTGATCCCGCGAAAACCCGAGATGTTGTCGGCATTGCGCTGTCTGCTGCGCTTAATGCACCGATACCAGACAGCAAATTTGGCATCTTCCGTATGTAG